One genomic region from Stackebrandtia nassauensis DSM 44728 encodes:
- a CDS encoding branched-chain amino acid ABC transporter permease yields the protein MDFPYLVSHFLGTTMDGLVIGGIYALIALGYTLVYGVLKLINFAHSEVFMLGAFAAVGIWTVLGVNEGPTPSLGGFILLAIVGLAAAMAASGGTALALEYIAYRPLRRKKAPRLVFLITAIGVSLALNEGMGVLTSRDDVGVPEVFKQTILIDWDSGALGRLRVSDLDIGIIVMAFGLLVALDMFVNRTRPGAGIRAVAQDPDTAALMGINKNRIFALTFILGGLAAGVAAVMWDLRYSSIKHSLGFLLGVKAFTAAVMGGIGNLRGALVGGFALGLIENWSGAVFGNAWLDVVAFTVLVVVLMFRPTGLLGESLGRSKA from the coding sequence GTGGACTTCCCCTATCTGGTGTCCCATTTCTTGGGCACCACTATGGATGGATTGGTGATCGGCGGCATCTACGCCCTGATCGCCCTGGGGTACACCCTTGTGTACGGTGTGCTCAAATTGATCAACTTCGCACACTCCGAGGTATTCATGCTCGGAGCGTTCGCGGCCGTCGGAATCTGGACCGTCCTGGGTGTGAACGAGGGCCCGACGCCCTCACTGGGCGGCTTCATCCTGTTGGCCATCGTCGGTTTGGCAGCGGCGATGGCGGCTTCGGGTGGTACGGCGCTGGCGCTCGAATACATCGCCTATCGCCCGTTGCGACGCAAGAAGGCACCGCGGCTGGTGTTCCTCATTACCGCCATCGGTGTCTCACTGGCCCTCAACGAGGGCATGGGTGTGCTGACCAGCCGCGACGACGTCGGTGTCCCGGAGGTCTTCAAACAGACCATCCTGATCGACTGGGACAGTGGCGCCCTTGGCCGGTTGCGGGTGTCTGATCTGGACATCGGGATCATCGTGATGGCCTTCGGCCTGCTGGTGGCCCTGGACATGTTCGTCAACAGGACCCGGCCGGGTGCCGGAATCCGGGCGGTGGCCCAGGATCCCGACACCGCGGCGTTGATGGGCATCAACAAGAACCGGATCTTCGCGCTGACGTTCATCCTGGGTGGTCTGGCCGCGGGTGTCGCGGCGGTCATGTGGGATCTTCGGTACAGCAGCATCAAGCACAGCCTGGGCTTCCTGTTGGGCGTCAAGGCGTTCACCGCGGCCGTCATGGGCGGTATCGGTAACCTGCGGGGCGCCCTGGTGGGTGGCTTCGCGCTGGGTTTGATTGAGAACTGGTCGGGCGCGGTGTTCGGAAACGCGTGGCTCGACGTTGTGGCGTTCACGGTGCTCGTGGTGGTGCTGATGTTCCGTCCCACGGGTCTTTTGGGTGAATCGCTTGGGAGGTCGAAGGCATGA